One region of Cydia fagiglandana chromosome 17, ilCydFagi1.1, whole genome shotgun sequence genomic DNA includes:
- the LOC134672784 gene encoding cytochrome P450 4c21-like, translating into MYYTLACFCAVLFCAWALSWLRTRRRRARACFASLPGYPTLPIVGNALRLATSTESIYRMILDLSEKSDKEQKPFIFWFGPIPAVVVSDPDSVKQVTNAFIEKPFFYKIGRIWIGEGLVTASGSVWKKNIKKLAGTFVGPIVDGYQGVFNAQAQKMVDKLKGEVGNAPFDIMEKYLAFATLESICQTALGFPSSDQLVTTEYYQAFSRTLELLVRRGVNLLMHPDWVYQMTPMYKELVKCVEILHNVSNTVIAKKRSEFIAIKQNGISKEHHIDEGQTKFRSFLDIILELSEADPSMTDEQIRAEVDTIIVGGQETTATTLTYTILMIGRYPRVQEKMYAELQSIFGDSKRPVEKKDLALMTYCEAAISESLRLHPPLPMVAREATQDLQLKHCTIPKGASCIVNAIGAGRSRHNWGPDALEFRPERWLNGAAPAAAFLPFSYGKRSCIGKRYAMTLLKTLLAYSLRELEFVAEAEELRFKVDIALRPASGHFVQVRLRK; encoded by the exons ATGTACTACACACTAGCGTGCTTCTGCGCGGTGTTATTCTGCGCGTGGGCACTGTCGtggctgcgcacgcgccgccgccgcgcccgcgcgtGCTTCGCTAGCCTGCCCGGCTACCCGACGCTGCCGATTGTGGGCAACGCGCTCAGGCTCGCCACATCCACTGAAT CCATCTACCGCATGATATTAGATTTATCAGAGAAGAGTGACAAGGAGCAAAAACCTTTCATATTCTGGTTCGGGCCAATACCTGCCGTAG TCGTAAGCGACCCGGACTCTGTGAAGCAAGTTACCAACGCGTTCATAGAAAAGCCATTCTTCTACAAAATCGGTCGGATTTGGATCGGCGAGGGGCTTGTCACGGCTAGTG GATCAGTatggaaaaaaaacattaagaAACTAGCCGGCACATTTGTGGGCCCAATAGTGGACGGCTACCAGGGAGTGTTCAACGCGCAGGCGCAGAAAATGGTGGACAAGTTGAAGGGCGAGGTGGGGAACGCGCCATTCGACATCATGGAGAAATACCTGGCGTTTGCTACGCTGGAGTCTATATGCC AAACAGCGCTCGGCTTCCCAAGCTCAGACCAGCTAGTGACTACAGAGTACTACCAGGCCTTCAGTAGGACATTGGAGCTGCTGGTGAGGAGAGGTGTCAACCTGCTTATGCATCCCGACTGGGTTTATCAGATGACGCCTATGTACAAAGAGTTGGTGAAATGTGTCGAGATACTGCACAATGTTTCAAACACG GTAATAGCGAAAAAGAGGAGTGAATTTATCGCAATAAAACAGAATGGCATTTCTAAGGAACATCACATAG aCGAAGGCCAAACAAAATTCCGTTCATTCCTCGACATTATCCTCGAGCTGAGTGAAGCTGATCCCTCCATGACAGACGAGCAAATCCGGGCAGAGGTGGACACGATCATAGTGGGCGGACAGGAGACCACGGCCACCACCCTCACGTATACCATCCTGATGATCGGGAGGTATCCTCGGGTGCAAGAGAAGATGTATGCTGA aCTGCAGTCAATATTCGGAGACAGCAAACGGCCAGTAGAGAAGAAGGACTTGGCCCTAATGACATACTGTGAGGCGGCCATCTCTGAATCTCTACGGCTTCACCCGCCCTTGCCTATGGTAGCGAGAGAGGCGACACAAGACTTACAGCTCA AGCATTGCACCATCCCAAAAGGCGCATCATGCATCGTGAACGCAATAGGCGCCGGTCGCTCCCGACATAACTGGGGGCCCGACGCATTGGAGTTCAGGCCTGAACGATGGCTGAACGGGGCAGCACCCGCCGCGGCGTTTCTGCCGTTTAGCTATGGGAAAAGATCTTGTATCG GTAAAAGATACGCCATGACCCTGCTGAAGACACTTCTAGCATATTCTCTAAGAGAGTTGGAATTCGTGGCCGAGGCTGAAGAATTACGGTTCAAAGTAGACATCGCGCTCAGGCCCGCCAGCGGCCATTTTGTGCAAGTGCGACTTAGGAAGTAA
- the LOC134672796 gene encoding uncharacterized protein K02A2.6-like, with amino-acid sequence MNACNSRGVTCALPTLTPPYHPASNGAAENAVRSVKRALKKANVENEDAETALSRFLFSYRNTEHSTTGREPAVALLGRRLRGRLDLLRPDASEVVRKHQLASEQRRASRLRQATVGDPVIIRDYTKQNRKWTEGIVIDCQSPVSYSVKTGDGQVHKRHIDQMLQDKRKSRFSLTKVQEPVVADNGQREVIAKESIVDEWQLAEEEPESHLPAVKSPVQNADCKMGPSSPQEVEGRTRRQAALRCIEKLQKSK; translated from the coding sequence CCTAACTCCGCCCTACCACCCAGCAAGTAACGGTGCAGCCGAAAATGCTGTGCGATCCGTAAAACGAGCCTTAAAAAAGGCAAACGTTGAAAACGAAGACGCAGAAACCGCCTTGAGTAGGTTTTTATTCAGTTATCGCAACACGGAGCACAGCACTACCGGACGAGAACCGGCGGTCGCGCTACTGGGGCGGCGGCTACGAGGACGCCTAGACCTGTTGCGGCCTGACGCTAGTGAAGTCGTGCGCAAACACCAGCTCGCCAGTGAGCAACGCCGAGCCTCGCGCCTACGCCAAGCTACCGTTGGAGATCCGGTCATTATCAGAGATTATACGAAACAGAATAGAAAATGGACGGAAGGGATTGTTATAGACTGTCAGAGCCCCGTATCGTATTCTGTTAAAACAGGAGATGGCCAGGTACACAAACGGCACATTGACCAAATGTTACAGGATAAACGCAAGTCTCGGTTTTCTCTTACTAAAGTTCAGGAGCCTGTGGTGGCCGATAATGGGCAACGAGAAGTCATCGCAAAAGAGAGCATAGTGGATGAATGGCAGCTAGCAGAAGAGGAACCGGAGTCGCACTTGCCCGCTGTAAAAAGTCCAGTTCAAAACGCCGACTGTAAAATGGGGCCCTCTTCGCCGCAGGAGGTCGAAGGTCGAACTAGGCGACAGGCCGCTCTGCGTTGCatagaaaaattacaaaaaagtaaATGA